A window of the Phragmites australis chromosome 20, lpPhrAust1.1, whole genome shotgun sequence genome harbors these coding sequences:
- the LOC133901844 gene encoding U-box domain-containing protein 33-like isoform X1 produces the protein MQGTRKMDEEEIHIAVGKNFRKEKANILWAAANFPRATIVLVHVHWPSKWMPFMGGKVLYKFADEKEKEMHRARETEAMVKMLSRYKSLCGTRKVSAHYLTHDDIIAGVVNLIKKLNIKRIVIGSRNISKQAVVRQCCQVWVVLNGKHISTSNDHLEHTGSIGYGGSSDTLASIHELDDESDGYTTQPSDFVDEIMDEEVIEMDYSNQAEAETLTEHGTEESIAYEEVEIFAEEGADQSDEIQSFRNTTEKAEKIMEQIDKLQKKLKELQGEGHNHEESSLSHRQLAASLKEKTLSKQRYPELQIPEHIEQFSMSQIGKATNNFHSRNLIGEGGYGPVYKGNLGGVPVAIKLLRPHGRQGFPEYQQEVVVLSRLKHPHIVRIIGVCPESCSLVYEHLPNGTLLDRLSKGLLWKDRVRILAEQRSALAYLHSSRPHAIIHADLKLTNILLDAGNVSRLGDFGTARVVHVKPLEEETISRRTNPMGTTGYMDPVFFMTGELTTESDVYAFGVVILQLLTGLLDLDIAEQAREAVKMGAVHSVLDASAGCWPEVQAERLLKLALRCCSLERKRRPAITSDAEWRSLHILRAMATPPNKSRKWGSHASSIYLL, from the exons ATGCAGGGAACAAGAAAGATGGATGAGGAAGAAATTCATATCGCAGTCGGGAAGAACTTCAGAAAGGAGAAGGCTAACATACTATGGGCCGCTGCAAATTTCCCAAGGGCAACCATAGTTCTTGTCCATGTCCACTGGCCCTCCAAGTGGATGCCCTTCA TGGGTGGCAAAGTGTTATACAAGTTTGCTGacgaaaaggagaaggaaatgcATAGAGCCAGAGAAACGGAAGCAATGGTCAAGATGTTGTCACGGTACAAAAGTCTGTGTGGTACAAGAAAG GTTAGCGCACATTACCTTACACATGATGATATTATTGCCGGTGTTGTGAACCTGATAAAGAAGCTCAACATTAAGAGAATTGTCATCGGTTCAAG GAACATATCAAAGCAAGCGGTGGTTCGTCAATGCTGTCAGGTTTGGGTGGTCCTCAATGGCAAACACATCTCCACTAG CAATGATCATCTGGAGCACACTGGAAGCATTGGATATGGAGGGAGCTCAGATACTTTAGCATCTATACATGAGCTAGATGACGAATCTGATGGCTACACAACACAACCTAGTGATTTT GTAGATGAAATCATGGATGAGGAGGTCATTGAAATGGATTATTCTAATCAAGCA GAAGCTGAAACATTGACTGAACATGGTACAGAGGAATCAATTGCTTATGAGGAGGTGGAAATCTTTGCCGAAGAGGGTGCTGATCAATCTGATGAGATACAGAGTTTCAGAAATACTACTGAAAAGGCTGAAAAAATCATG GAGCAAATAGATAAACTCCAAAAGAAACTGAAAGAGCTGCAAGGAGAGGGCCATAATCATGAAGAAAGTAGCCTGTCACATAGACAGTTGGCTGCTTCATTGAAGGAGAAGACCTTATCAAAACAAAGATACCCAGAGCTTCAAATTCCAGAGCACATTGAACAATTCTCGATGTCGCAGATCGGGAAAGCGACCAATAACTTCCACTCAAGAAATCTCATAGGAGAAGGTGGATACGGCCCAGTGTATAAAGGAAATTTGGGTGGCGTGCCAGTGGCTATCAAGTTGTTGAGGCCTCATGGTAGACAAGGTTTCCCAGAGTATCAGCAGGAG GTGGTGGTGCTGAGCAGATTGAAGCACCCGCACATCGTGAGGATCATCGGCGTGTGCCCGGAGTCGTGCAGCCTCGTGTACGAGCACCTCCCCAACGGCACCCTCCTGGACAGGCTCTCCAAGGGGCTCCTGTGGAAGGACCGCGTCAGGATCCTCGCCGAGCAGCGGTCCGCGCTGGCGTACCTCCACTCCAGCCGTCCTCACGCCATCATCCACGCCGACCTGAAACTGACCAACATTCTCCTGGACGCCGGCAACGTAAGCCGGCTCGGTGACTTCGGGACGGCGCGGGTGGTGCACGTGAAGCCGCTGGAGGAGGAGACCATCAGCCGGCGCACGAACCCGATGGGCACGACGGGGTATATGGACCCCGTGTTCTTCATGACCGGCGAGCTGACCACGGAGTCGGACGTGTACGCGTTTGGCGTGGTGATCCTGCAGCTGCTCACGGGGCTGCTCGACCTCGACATCGCCGAGCAGGCGCGCGAGGCGGTCAAGATGGGCGCCGTGCACAGCGTGCTGGACGCGTCCGCGGGGTGCTGGCCGGAGGTGCAGGCCGAGCGCCTGCTCAAGCTGGCGCTGAGGTGCTGCAGCCTGGAGAGGAAGCGGCGGCCGGCCATCACGTCCGACGCCGAGTGGAGATCGCTCCACATCCTACGGGCCATGGCAACGCCACCTAATAAATCACGGAAATGGGGTTCCCATGCTAGCTCAATTTACTTACTGTAA
- the LOC133901844 gene encoding U-box domain-containing protein 33-like isoform X2 gives MDEEEIHIAVGKNFRKEKANILWAAANFPRATIVLVHVHWPSKWMPFMGGKVLYKFADEKEKEMHRARETEAMVKMLSRYKSLCGTRKVSAHYLTHDDIIAGVVNLIKKLNIKRIVIGSRNISKQAVVRQCCQVWVVLNGKHISTSNDHLEHTGSIGYGGSSDTLASIHELDDESDGYTTQPSDFVDEIMDEEVIEMDYSNQAEAETLTEHGTEESIAYEEVEIFAEEGADQSDEIQSFRNTTEKAEKIMEQIDKLQKKLKELQGEGHNHEESSLSHRQLAASLKEKTLSKQRYPELQIPEHIEQFSMSQIGKATNNFHSRNLIGEGGYGPVYKGNLGGVPVAIKLLRPHGRQGFPEYQQEVVVLSRLKHPHIVRIIGVCPESCSLVYEHLPNGTLLDRLSKGLLWKDRVRILAEQRSALAYLHSSRPHAIIHADLKLTNILLDAGNVSRLGDFGTARVVHVKPLEEETISRRTNPMGTTGYMDPVFFMTGELTTESDVYAFGVVILQLLTGLLDLDIAEQAREAVKMGAVHSVLDASAGCWPEVQAERLLKLALRCCSLERKRRPAITSDAEWRSLHILRAMATPPNKSRKWGSHASSIYLL, from the exons ATGGATGAGGAAGAAATTCATATCGCAGTCGGGAAGAACTTCAGAAAGGAGAAGGCTAACATACTATGGGCCGCTGCAAATTTCCCAAGGGCAACCATAGTTCTTGTCCATGTCCACTGGCCCTCCAAGTGGATGCCCTTCA TGGGTGGCAAAGTGTTATACAAGTTTGCTGacgaaaaggagaaggaaatgcATAGAGCCAGAGAAACGGAAGCAATGGTCAAGATGTTGTCACGGTACAAAAGTCTGTGTGGTACAAGAAAG GTTAGCGCACATTACCTTACACATGATGATATTATTGCCGGTGTTGTGAACCTGATAAAGAAGCTCAACATTAAGAGAATTGTCATCGGTTCAAG GAACATATCAAAGCAAGCGGTGGTTCGTCAATGCTGTCAGGTTTGGGTGGTCCTCAATGGCAAACACATCTCCACTAG CAATGATCATCTGGAGCACACTGGAAGCATTGGATATGGAGGGAGCTCAGATACTTTAGCATCTATACATGAGCTAGATGACGAATCTGATGGCTACACAACACAACCTAGTGATTTT GTAGATGAAATCATGGATGAGGAGGTCATTGAAATGGATTATTCTAATCAAGCA GAAGCTGAAACATTGACTGAACATGGTACAGAGGAATCAATTGCTTATGAGGAGGTGGAAATCTTTGCCGAAGAGGGTGCTGATCAATCTGATGAGATACAGAGTTTCAGAAATACTACTGAAAAGGCTGAAAAAATCATG GAGCAAATAGATAAACTCCAAAAGAAACTGAAAGAGCTGCAAGGAGAGGGCCATAATCATGAAGAAAGTAGCCTGTCACATAGACAGTTGGCTGCTTCATTGAAGGAGAAGACCTTATCAAAACAAAGATACCCAGAGCTTCAAATTCCAGAGCACATTGAACAATTCTCGATGTCGCAGATCGGGAAAGCGACCAATAACTTCCACTCAAGAAATCTCATAGGAGAAGGTGGATACGGCCCAGTGTATAAAGGAAATTTGGGTGGCGTGCCAGTGGCTATCAAGTTGTTGAGGCCTCATGGTAGACAAGGTTTCCCAGAGTATCAGCAGGAG GTGGTGGTGCTGAGCAGATTGAAGCACCCGCACATCGTGAGGATCATCGGCGTGTGCCCGGAGTCGTGCAGCCTCGTGTACGAGCACCTCCCCAACGGCACCCTCCTGGACAGGCTCTCCAAGGGGCTCCTGTGGAAGGACCGCGTCAGGATCCTCGCCGAGCAGCGGTCCGCGCTGGCGTACCTCCACTCCAGCCGTCCTCACGCCATCATCCACGCCGACCTGAAACTGACCAACATTCTCCTGGACGCCGGCAACGTAAGCCGGCTCGGTGACTTCGGGACGGCGCGGGTGGTGCACGTGAAGCCGCTGGAGGAGGAGACCATCAGCCGGCGCACGAACCCGATGGGCACGACGGGGTATATGGACCCCGTGTTCTTCATGACCGGCGAGCTGACCACGGAGTCGGACGTGTACGCGTTTGGCGTGGTGATCCTGCAGCTGCTCACGGGGCTGCTCGACCTCGACATCGCCGAGCAGGCGCGCGAGGCGGTCAAGATGGGCGCCGTGCACAGCGTGCTGGACGCGTCCGCGGGGTGCTGGCCGGAGGTGCAGGCCGAGCGCCTGCTCAAGCTGGCGCTGAGGTGCTGCAGCCTGGAGAGGAAGCGGCGGCCGGCCATCACGTCCGACGCCGAGTGGAGATCGCTCCACATCCTACGGGCCATGGCAACGCCACCTAATAAATCACGGAAATGGGGTTCCCATGCTAGCTCAATTTACTTACTGTAA
- the LOC133901844 gene encoding U-box domain-containing protein 33-like isoform X3, with amino-acid sequence MFFKQYVLLQVSAHYLTHDDIIAGVVNLIKKLNIKRIVIGSRNISKQAVVRQCCQVWVVLNGKHISTSNDHLEHTGSIGYGGSSDTLASIHELDDESDGYTTQPSDFVDEIMDEEVIEMDYSNQAEAETLTEHGTEESIAYEEVEIFAEEGADQSDEIQSFRNTTEKAEKIMEQIDKLQKKLKELQGEGHNHEESSLSHRQLAASLKEKTLSKQRYPELQIPEHIEQFSMSQIGKATNNFHSRNLIGEGGYGPVYKGNLGGVPVAIKLLRPHGRQGFPEYQQEVVVLSRLKHPHIVRIIGVCPESCSLVYEHLPNGTLLDRLSKGLLWKDRVRILAEQRSALAYLHSSRPHAIIHADLKLTNILLDAGNVSRLGDFGTARVVHVKPLEEETISRRTNPMGTTGYMDPVFFMTGELTTESDVYAFGVVILQLLTGLLDLDIAEQAREAVKMGAVHSVLDASAGCWPEVQAERLLKLALRCCSLERKRRPAITSDAEWRSLHILRAMATPPNKSRKWGSHASSIYLL; translated from the exons ATGTTTTTCAAACAGTACGTGCTATTGCAGGTTAGCGCACATTACCTTACACATGATGATATTATTGCCGGTGTTGTGAACCTGATAAAGAAGCTCAACATTAAGAGAATTGTCATCGGTTCAAG GAACATATCAAAGCAAGCGGTGGTTCGTCAATGCTGTCAGGTTTGGGTGGTCCTCAATGGCAAACACATCTCCACTAG CAATGATCATCTGGAGCACACTGGAAGCATTGGATATGGAGGGAGCTCAGATACTTTAGCATCTATACATGAGCTAGATGACGAATCTGATGGCTACACAACACAACCTAGTGATTTT GTAGATGAAATCATGGATGAGGAGGTCATTGAAATGGATTATTCTAATCAAGCA GAAGCTGAAACATTGACTGAACATGGTACAGAGGAATCAATTGCTTATGAGGAGGTGGAAATCTTTGCCGAAGAGGGTGCTGATCAATCTGATGAGATACAGAGTTTCAGAAATACTACTGAAAAGGCTGAAAAAATCATG GAGCAAATAGATAAACTCCAAAAGAAACTGAAAGAGCTGCAAGGAGAGGGCCATAATCATGAAGAAAGTAGCCTGTCACATAGACAGTTGGCTGCTTCATTGAAGGAGAAGACCTTATCAAAACAAAGATACCCAGAGCTTCAAATTCCAGAGCACATTGAACAATTCTCGATGTCGCAGATCGGGAAAGCGACCAATAACTTCCACTCAAGAAATCTCATAGGAGAAGGTGGATACGGCCCAGTGTATAAAGGAAATTTGGGTGGCGTGCCAGTGGCTATCAAGTTGTTGAGGCCTCATGGTAGACAAGGTTTCCCAGAGTATCAGCAGGAG GTGGTGGTGCTGAGCAGATTGAAGCACCCGCACATCGTGAGGATCATCGGCGTGTGCCCGGAGTCGTGCAGCCTCGTGTACGAGCACCTCCCCAACGGCACCCTCCTGGACAGGCTCTCCAAGGGGCTCCTGTGGAAGGACCGCGTCAGGATCCTCGCCGAGCAGCGGTCCGCGCTGGCGTACCTCCACTCCAGCCGTCCTCACGCCATCATCCACGCCGACCTGAAACTGACCAACATTCTCCTGGACGCCGGCAACGTAAGCCGGCTCGGTGACTTCGGGACGGCGCGGGTGGTGCACGTGAAGCCGCTGGAGGAGGAGACCATCAGCCGGCGCACGAACCCGATGGGCACGACGGGGTATATGGACCCCGTGTTCTTCATGACCGGCGAGCTGACCACGGAGTCGGACGTGTACGCGTTTGGCGTGGTGATCCTGCAGCTGCTCACGGGGCTGCTCGACCTCGACATCGCCGAGCAGGCGCGCGAGGCGGTCAAGATGGGCGCCGTGCACAGCGTGCTGGACGCGTCCGCGGGGTGCTGGCCGGAGGTGCAGGCCGAGCGCCTGCTCAAGCTGGCGCTGAGGTGCTGCAGCCTGGAGAGGAAGCGGCGGCCGGCCATCACGTCCGACGCCGAGTGGAGATCGCTCCACATCCTACGGGCCATGGCAACGCCACCTAATAAATCACGGAAATGGGGTTCCCATGCTAGCTCAATTTACTTACTGTAA